GAGGGTGTAAACTGACCAGGCTGTTGTTCATCAGATGAAGCCTGCggaggttgtggaggagatggaagGTGTTGAAAGGGATGTCATGGAGCTGATTGAAGCTCAACCTGAGCTCTTTAAGGTGGGTTAGCCTGACAAGGTCATCATGAGACAGCTCTGAGAGGCAGTTGTTGTCCAGATCCAGTGTTGTGAGATTTGCTAGATTCATGAACAGGCTTGTAGGAAGTTTGCCTATATTGTTTCCATTGAGTTTTAACTCCTTTAAGCCGACAAGGTCTCTGAAGTGGTCTGAGTGTAAAGAGGAGAGGTGGTTATGAGAGAGCCTCAGCGAATGTACCCTCACTAAACCTTGGAAGAATGAGGGATGTAGAGAGCTAATGTGGTTGTCATTGAGGTCTATCTCTCTGAGGTCACTTGTCCTGTGGAGAAGTCCATTGGGAAGGTGCCTCAGAGCGTTGTGATCCAAGTACAGGTTCTGTAGAGACTTGAGCTTGGTGAACAGAGCAGGATGGAGCTCCAGGATGTGGTTGTTCGACAGCTGTAACTCGTTGAGTCTGGACAGAGCATCAAATACCCCATCTGGAAGGGCAGAGATCTGATTgctgttcagctgcagctgtcgCAGTTTGGTCAAGTTACTGAATATGTCCAGAGGAAGAGACGTCAGTCTGTTCCTGTACAAATCAAGTAACTCAAGTTTGATCAGGTCACTGAAGACTTTTGAGGGAAGAGAATCTATGAGGTTGGCACTGAGGTCCAGCTCACTCAGCATGGTCAGACCTCTCAGTGATCCCTCAGAAACAGTGGTCAGTTTATTTTTGCTCAAATCCAGATGATCCAACAGGCCGAGTGAAGAGAAGCAGTCGTCTGGAAGATTGATGATGCTGTTCATCTGTAGATTCAGAAACTTGAGCCTCTTTACATCGCTCAGTGCCTCAGATGGAACAGTGACCAGCTGGTTACCACTCAGGTCAAGGTGTTTGAGACTTATCGCTCCACTAAAACTGGCCTCATCCACCCTCATGATTCTGTTATTTGAAAGAACAAGTCTATCTAATGCTGTGGAGTTTGTAAAAACACCCCCCTCTATCTCTGTTATAACATTATGGCTGAAGTAGAGGTCAGCAAGGGCGAAGGCCCCTTCCAGTCCACCAACCTGTAACCTGCTGATCTTGTTAAAATTCAGAAACAGTATCTTCAGGTTAACTAATCCACCAAGGAATCCGATTGGTATATATTCAAGCAGGTTCTCACTCAGGTCTAGTAATTGGAGAGCAGTGCAGTTTGGGAACTGACCAGCATGTAGAGACCTCAGGCCATTGTCACGTAGGAAGAGCTTGGACAGCTTCGTCATATTGGGCCAAGGGTTGAGGGATAGGAAGACATTCAGCTGATTCTTAGTCAGGTCCAAGATCTACAGGACATCAGGAAGAAGAGTAGACTGGTGAAAAGTCTTTAATGTTTAATTGCGTAGAAATACCATAGAAGAAATCTTGATAATATAAGTGTCTTAGAAGACCAGGTAGGCATTAGGGTCACTGCACACTAAAAATTTAGTTTTGAAAAGCTGCAGCAATTGATAATGGAATTCTTTTATGGTCACTCTAAAAGATTAAAGTAATAGATAAACATCTAGAGAAATATGCTTATTGGCTTCAAGGTAGCGAGTTAGATAAGATGATCAATACTAGTCTCACtaccttagcttagcacaaagactggaaacagggaaaccGCTAGCCTGGATCAGTCCAGTGGAAACAAAGGTTGTGCCTGAAATACTCATTCATTCAGGCCTCCCTTCTCAGTTGGTTTGGTTAGTGACCATTGGTTGTACAGTACTTTCCACAATGCATTATGGGATATGGGATGAGTCCACCATCTGGGGTAATATAATTCTAACTACACATTTGGAGAGCACTACAAAGTGGCGAACTCACTATATAGTGGAATATATAGGGAGTggtgagtgatttcagacacagccaaAATCTACCTTCTACtccactaattaacatgttatatctggTTTGTTTACTCTGTATGTTCGCCACTTTACACGGTCTAATTGGCCAGACTAATTCTTTGCTGCCCAAGAAATATTTGGGCAAGCTcttaattgttttgtattttttacatagCCTCACCTACTTGCATATTTATACTtgttcagaaagtattcagagcccttcactttttgcacactcAACTGGGTTGTAGATTTAATATTAATTGGATAAAACTGCCATTTTCAGTGTACATTCATTAACCCATCgggacaaagtgaaaacatttataaatgtataaaaatcaAGCAAGCAGTAGGGTCTATTTACTGAAAagagctgtctgctgctgcatgaaACAGGGATGATAAATctttgtgggtttgtcactgtGCTAACCCCTTTCACGTTACAGGTTGTCATTTGATTCGTTTCTGATAAGAAATGTCACTTagtatgtgaaaatgtttactgtactgtaaatcaTATACTTAAATTCCATTGCCTTGAGTTTTTAGACTGAAAATCTTTCAGGCAGCCAGTTGTTCCCATTCGCTATAGTATAAGACTTAAACTTGAAAGATGccattatttaacatttatgcTTTATATAATAATGGCCGGATAAAATATGCTGCAGGAAACTCCCTGCAGAGAgacattcaaacacatttacaatttAACTTGGGACTTTCTTAATGCGTGACGAATAAGCCGatctttttctacttttcttttttttcccgaAAGTGTCACACACAAAGTAGCTGTATGTTAGTTTCT
The Seriola aureovittata isolate HTS-2021-v1 ecotype China chromosome 4, ASM2101889v1, whole genome shotgun sequence genome window above contains:
- the si:dkey-182i3.11 gene encoding insulin-like growth factor-binding protein complex acid labile subunit — translated: MLAALTVASLSLLVWASDLCPPTCQCLYNLTSVTCQQKGLDQIPELPEGSEQLYISYNKIQEIPRRGLEKLQILDLTKNQLNVFLSLNPWPNMTKLSKLFLRDNGLRSLHAGQFPNCTALQLLDLSENLLEYIPIGFLGGLVNLKILFLNFNKISRLQVGGLEGAFALADLYFSHNVITEIEGGVFTNSTALDRLVLSNNRIMRVDEASFSGAISLKHLDLSGNQLVTVPSEALSDVKRLKFLNLQMNSIINLPDDCFSSLGLLDHLDLSKNKLTTVSEGSLRGLTMLSELDLSANLIDSLPSKVFSDLIKLELLDLYRNRLTSLPLDIFSNLTKLRQLQLNSNQISALPDGVFDALSRLNELQLSNNHILELHPALFTKLKSLQNLYLDHNALRHLPNGLLHRTSDLREIDLNDNHISSLHPSFFQGLVRVHSLRLSHNHLSSLHSDHFRDLVGLKELKLNGNNIGKLPTSLFMNLANLTTLDLDNNCLSELSHDDLVRLTHLKELRLSFNQLHDIPFNTFHLLHNLRRLHLMNNSLVSLHPQLFARLSKLRELNLEGNKLDHLQRDVFQGLKNLHRLSLKSNQLRAVENGTLEPLRKLNSICLSGNVWDCTCAHVLYISCWVNKHRDKLGDRPTCFFYSSSTVSPLTEDTLSHPAMLPPMLQDYCTANTASSSSALFPLKALYLLTTFLIAVSRS